In Herbaspirillum seropedicae, a single window of DNA contains:
- a CDS encoding IclR family transcriptional regulator domain-containing protein codes for MNERDKNGPADDSREVCEPTEGGLSRRDWIAGLEKGLLILEAFDFDNQRMTSAQVAARTGLSRTAARRYLLTLEHLGYLHSEGKTFALTPRVLKVGWSYFDSAPLPRILQPFLQQITGQTGEAVYASVLDGWDLVFIARNGATRVMTTGFVLGARVPAQLASPGIVMLSALPEQQVRDWLATCAMTPFTPHTITDPDQLYALIAQARQLGYAVVEQQLQTGVRGIAVPLKNRHAKVIGALSLSLPMAAEAREQTLARILPALQQAANALINLV; via the coding sequence ATGAACGAACGGGACAAGAACGGCCCCGCCGACGACAGCAGGGAGGTGTGCGAGCCCACCGAAGGCGGCCTGTCGCGGCGCGACTGGATCGCCGGCCTGGAGAAGGGCCTGCTGATCCTGGAAGCCTTCGACTTCGACAACCAGCGCATGACCTCGGCCCAGGTGGCCGCGCGCACCGGGCTCTCACGCACGGCGGCGCGGCGTTACCTGTTGACGCTGGAACACCTGGGCTATCTGCACAGCGAAGGCAAGACCTTTGCATTGACGCCACGGGTGCTCAAGGTGGGCTGGTCGTATTTCGATTCGGCGCCCTTGCCGCGCATCCTGCAACCCTTCCTGCAACAGATCACCGGGCAGACCGGCGAGGCCGTCTATGCCAGCGTGCTCGACGGCTGGGACCTGGTCTTCATCGCCCGCAACGGCGCCACCCGCGTGATGACCACCGGCTTCGTGCTGGGTGCGCGGGTGCCGGCGCAACTGGCCTCGCCCGGCATCGTCATGTTGAGCGCGCTGCCCGAGCAACAGGTACGCGACTGGCTGGCCACCTGCGCCATGACGCCCTTCACGCCGCACACCATCACCGATCCGGATCAGCTCTACGCCTTGATCGCGCAGGCCCGCCAGCTTGGCTATGCAGTGGTGGAACAGCAATTGCAGACCGGCGTGCGCGGCATTGCGGTGCCGCTGAAGAATCGCCATGCCAAGGTGATCGGCGCACTGAGCCTGAGCCTGCCCATGGCCGCCGAAGCGCGCGAGCAGACGCTGGCGCGCATCCTGCCGGCCTTGCAGCAGGCGGCCAATGCGCTGATCAACCTGGTCTAG
- a CDS encoding oxygen-insensitive NAD(P)H-dependent nitroreductase NfsB, with protein sequence MSLLQAARKRHSTKAFDPSRKIPDHLIAELRELLRLSPSSVNSQPWHFVLASSEAGKARIGKAAEAGYPYNLSKILNASHVLVLCARTAISESHLEALLEKEEADGRFVNAEAKAGQRGSRLLYSNLHRYDLKDAQHWMEKQVYLALGTLLLGAAALEVDAVPMEGFNAKVLDEELGLREQGLTSVVLVGLGYSGADDFNAKLPKSRLAAETVFTEL encoded by the coding sequence ATGAGCCTGCTCCAAGCCGCCCGCAAGCGCCACTCCACCAAGGCCTTCGACCCCTCCCGCAAGATCCCCGACCACCTCATCGCCGAACTGCGCGAGCTGTTGCGCCTGTCGCCGTCGTCGGTGAATTCGCAGCCCTGGCATTTCGTGCTGGCCTCGAGCGAGGCCGGCAAGGCCCGCATCGGCAAGGCCGCTGAGGCGGGCTATCCCTACAACCTGAGCAAGATCCTCAATGCCTCGCATGTGCTGGTGCTGTGCGCCCGCACCGCCATCAGCGAATCGCATCTGGAAGCGCTGCTGGAGAAGGAAGAAGCCGATGGCCGTTTCGTCAATGCCGAAGCCAAGGCCGGCCAGCGTGGGTCGCGCCTGCTCTACAGCAACCTGCATCGCTATGACTTGAAGGATGCCCAGCACTGGATGGAAAAGCAGGTCTACTTGGCCCTGGGCACCTTGCTGCTGGGCGCGGCTGCGCTGGAAGTGGATGCGGTGCCGATGGAAGGCTTCAATGCCAAGGTGCTGGATGAAGAACTGGGCCTGCGCGAGCAGGGCTTGACCAGCGTGGTGCTGGTGGGCCTGGGCTACAGCGGCGCGGATGATTTCAATGCCAAGCTGCCCAAGTCGCGCCTGGCTGCCGAGACTGTCTTCACCGAACTCTGA
- a CDS encoding LysR family transcriptional regulator: MIRLEDLAIFVCAADNGSLSAAARQHDVTPAVASAAMKRLEGELGARLLARSTRSLRLTPDGERYLQHARNVLAEVNAGRDAVAHGRRVIGGNLSLSAPSDFGRNLIGQWLDEFQAQHPAVSLQVHVSDRVADMYRQPVDVAIRYSAPDDSSLVALPLAPDNRRVLCASPDYLARHGRPRSPADLRQHNCLRYVLSDTLHSQWNFFKDDEPVQVQVSGDRTCDDGELVRRWAVNGRGIAYKSRLDVLADLRNGRLEALLEDYEGEPSPLHLVCTHRMCVSPTVRALRELLGERIARYLKDR; the protein is encoded by the coding sequence ATGATCCGCCTGGAAGACCTCGCCATCTTCGTCTGCGCCGCCGACAACGGCAGCCTCTCTGCCGCTGCGCGCCAGCACGACGTCACCCCCGCCGTGGCCAGCGCCGCCATGAAACGCCTGGAAGGCGAACTGGGCGCGCGCCTGCTGGCCCGCTCCACCCGCAGCCTGCGCCTCACGCCCGACGGCGAGCGTTACTTGCAGCATGCCCGCAATGTGCTGGCCGAGGTCAATGCCGGACGCGACGCCGTGGCCCATGGTCGGCGCGTGATCGGCGGCAACCTGTCGCTGTCGGCGCCGTCGGACTTCGGGCGCAACCTGATCGGTCAGTGGCTCGATGAATTCCAGGCCCAGCATCCGGCGGTGAGCCTGCAGGTGCATGTCAGTGATCGCGTCGCCGATATGTACCGACAGCCGGTAGACGTGGCCATCCGCTACAGCGCGCCGGACGACTCCAGCCTGGTGGCGCTGCCGCTGGCCCCCGACAATCGCCGCGTACTGTGCGCCTCGCCCGACTACCTGGCCCGGCATGGCCGACCGCGCAGCCCGGCCGACCTGCGCCAGCACAACTGCCTGCGCTATGTGCTCTCGGACACCCTGCATTCGCAATGGAATTTCTTCAAGGACGACGAACCGGTGCAAGTCCAGGTCAGCGGCGACCGCACCTGCGACGATGGCGAGCTGGTACGCCGCTGGGCCGTCAATGGCCGGGGGATTGCCTACAAGTCGCGCCTGGACGTGCTGGCCGACCTGCGCAACGGCAGGCTGGAAGCGCTGCTGGAAGATTATGAGGGCGAGCCTTCTCCGCTGCACCTGGTCTGCACGCACCGCATGTGCGTCTCACCGACCGTGCGCGCCCTGCGTGAATTGCTGGGCGAGCGCATCGCCCGCTACCTCAAGGATCGCTGA
- a CDS encoding DMT family transporter, whose amino-acid sequence MSTAVATPTVPAAAARPAALSPAPASMSRLFLVCVVLAICIWGGNWPVMKFGSQFIPPLWFAASRFLSAAILSFVIAVVLGKLRLPTRQEWPVVVGVGVLQMGLFTALVTGALHFVMPGRASLIAYATSIWVVPGAALVLKQKLSPQQSLATVCSYAGMAVIVLPALLHADLHSMIGYLMLGVASLSWAMNILQIKMSPGVKLDFALLPWQTLVAALPLSLLALAVDGAPSFLADPHAWGVIAYTGPLATALTFLIVLQMTQRLSPVTVSVCMLGVPVVGLTLSSLVFGERLSSDLVLGMGLLCLGLVLPALPSLGLRRLATKG is encoded by the coding sequence ATGTCCACCGCCGTCGCTACCCCTACCGTACCCGCCGCTGCCGCCCGCCCGGCTGCGCTCTCGCCTGCGCCTGCGTCGATGAGCCGCCTGTTCCTGGTGTGCGTGGTGCTGGCCATCTGCATCTGGGGCGGCAACTGGCCGGTGATGAAGTTCGGCAGCCAGTTCATTCCGCCGCTGTGGTTCGCGGCCAGCCGCTTCCTGTCGGCGGCCATCCTCAGCTTCGTGATCGCGGTCGTGCTGGGCAAGCTGCGCCTGCCGACCCGCCAGGAATGGCCGGTGGTGGTGGGGGTAGGGGTGCTGCAGATGGGCTTGTTCACGGCCCTGGTCACGGGCGCGCTGCATTTCGTCATGCCGGGCCGCGCCTCGCTGATCGCCTACGCTACCTCGATCTGGGTGGTGCCGGGGGCGGCGCTGGTGTTGAAGCAGAAGCTGAGCCCGCAACAATCGCTGGCCACCGTCTGCAGCTATGCCGGGATGGCCGTGATCGTGCTGCCGGCGCTGCTGCATGCAGACCTGCACAGCATGATCGGGTATCTGATGCTGGGCGTGGCTTCGCTGTCGTGGGCCATGAACATCCTGCAGATCAAGATGAGCCCGGGCGTGAAGCTGGACTTCGCGCTGTTGCCCTGGCAGACCCTGGTGGCGGCCTTGCCCTTGTCCCTGCTGGCCCTGGCCGTGGATGGCGCCCCCAGCTTCCTGGCCGATCCGCATGCCTGGGGCGTGATCGCCTACACCGGCCCGCTGGCCACGGCCCTGACTTTCCTGATCGTCTTGCAGATGACCCAGCGCTTGTCGCCGGTCACGGTGTCGGTGTGCATGCTGGGCGTGCCGGTGGTGGGGCTGACGCTGTCTTCGCTGGTGTTCGGCGAACGTCTCTCGTCCGATCTGGTGCTGGGCATGGGCTTGCTGTGCCTGGGCCTGGTGCTGCCGGCGCTGCCTTCGTTGGGCTTGCGTCGCCTGGCGACCAAGGGTTGA
- a CDS encoding methyl-accepting chemotaxis protein — translation MNNLSLKKKLWLPLVFSWMALLFLSVWHAYQTRDLQIAERERGLQDVTEMAYTTIAGYAKLESDGKLSREDAQKAAIARIRDQRYTGDGYVTLVDANSVIVMHPINSKLDGRNMLDFKDAKGNELYKMIAATGSSGAGKGYLEYWWPRPGSDQPSPKMGFVKRFKPWNWDLICSVYSDDIQADFRRALIQAVVVLIGLGVLLSLIAGMVSRNIFRSIGGEPGEAAEMARKIAAGDLTGVIHTTQGDEHSLVAAVAYTRDRLVDTVHGIKQATESIKTSVDEIATGNMDLSNRTEQQAGSLEETASTMEELTATVKQNAANAQHANQLASGAAQVAIQGGEVVGQVVQTMESINASSRKIVDIISVIDGIAFQTNILALNAAVEAARAGEQGRGFAVVASEVRSLAQRSAAAAKEIKQLIDDSVGKVDAGTHLVQRAGQTMQEVVSSIQGVSTVVSEIATASHEQSSGIEQVGEAITQMDETTQQNAALVEQAAAAAQSLQDQADKLVRLVGVFTLERGRTAPAVTSAQPLLQ, via the coding sequence ATGAACAATCTCTCACTGAAGAAAAAACTCTGGCTTCCCCTGGTGTTTTCATGGATGGCCTTGCTGTTCCTCTCCGTCTGGCATGCCTACCAGACCCGCGACCTCCAGATCGCCGAACGCGAGCGCGGTCTGCAGGATGTCACCGAAATGGCCTACACCACCATCGCCGGCTACGCCAAGCTGGAAAGCGACGGCAAGCTCAGTCGCGAAGACGCGCAGAAAGCCGCCATCGCCCGCATACGCGACCAGCGCTATACCGGCGACGGCTACGTCACCCTGGTGGATGCCAACTCCGTCATCGTCATGCACCCCATCAACAGCAAGCTCGATGGCCGCAACATGCTCGACTTCAAAGACGCCAAGGGCAACGAACTCTACAAGATGATCGCCGCCACCGGCTCTTCAGGCGCCGGCAAGGGCTACCTCGAATACTGGTGGCCCCGCCCCGGCAGCGACCAGCCCAGCCCCAAGATGGGCTTCGTCAAACGCTTCAAGCCCTGGAATTGGGATCTGATCTGCAGCGTCTACTCCGATGATATCCAGGCCGACTTCCGCCGCGCGCTCATCCAGGCCGTGGTCGTGCTGATCGGCCTGGGCGTGCTGCTCTCGCTCATCGCCGGCATGGTCTCGCGCAATATCTTCCGCTCCATCGGCGGCGAACCCGGCGAGGCCGCCGAGATGGCGCGCAAGATCGCCGCCGGCGACCTCACCGGCGTCATCCATACCACCCAGGGCGATGAACACAGCCTGGTCGCCGCCGTGGCCTATACCCGCGACCGCCTGGTCGATACCGTACACGGCATCAAGCAGGCCACCGAATCCATCAAGACCTCGGTCGATGAAATCGCCACCGGCAACATGGACTTGTCCAACCGCACCGAGCAGCAGGCCGGTTCGCTCGAAGAAACCGCTTCCACCATGGAAGAACTGACCGCCACCGTCAAGCAGAACGCCGCCAACGCCCAGCATGCCAACCAGCTGGCCTCGGGCGCGGCCCAGGTCGCCATCCAGGGCGGCGAGGTGGTCGGGCAGGTGGTGCAGACCATGGAATCGATCAATGCGTCTTCACGCAAGATCGTCGATATCATCAGCGTCATCGATGGCATCGCCTTCCAGACCAATATCCTGGCCCTGAACGCGGCGGTGGAGGCAGCGCGCGCCGGTGAGCAGGGACGCGGCTTTGCGGTGGTGGCTTCGGAAGTGCGGTCGCTGGCCCAGCGCTCGGCAGCGGCGGCCAAGGAAATCAAGCAGCTCATCGATGACTCGGTGGGCAAGGTCGATGCCGGTACCCACCTGGTGCAGCGCGCCGGGCAAACCATGCAGGAGGTGGTCTCCAGCATCCAGGGCGTCTCCACCGTGGTCAGCGAGATCGCCACGGCCAGCCATGAACAGAGCTCGGGCATCGAACAGGTCGGTGAGGCCATCACCCAGATGGATGAAACCACCCAGCAGAACGCCGCCCTGGTGGAACAGGCCGCCGCGGCCGCGCAGTCGCTGCAGGACCAGGCCGACAAGCTGGTGCGCCTGGTGGGCGTGTTCACGCTGGAGCGTGGCCGCACCGCGCCCGCCGTTACGTCCGCCCAGCCTTTGCTGCAGTGA
- a CDS encoding enoyl-CoA hydratase encodes MKDHHPDILEREDQQGITTLTLNRPQHFNALSEEMLTALQAQLDDIKSDSTVRCVILAANGKAFCAGHDLRQMQATPQQTYYEALFHRCSHLMQSLRELPVPVIAKVQGLATAAGCQLVATCDLAIAAESARFAVSGINVGLFCSTPAVALTRNLPIKRAFEMLVTGKFIDAATAAAWGLINQAVPEQELDSATQALAREICSKPAISIARGKAMVYRQQMMALPDAYAHAAEVMACNIMDPEAQEGITAFLDKRKPNWAAPT; translated from the coding sequence ATGAAAGACCACCACCCCGACATCCTAGAGAGAGAAGACCAGCAAGGCATCACCACCCTGACGCTAAACCGCCCCCAGCATTTCAACGCCCTCTCTGAAGAAATGCTCACAGCCCTGCAAGCCCAGCTAGACGACATCAAGAGTGACAGCACAGTACGCTGCGTCATCCTGGCCGCCAACGGCAAAGCCTTCTGCGCCGGCCACGACCTGCGCCAGATGCAAGCCACACCGCAACAGACGTACTACGAAGCCCTGTTCCATCGATGCAGCCATCTGATGCAATCGCTGCGCGAACTTCCCGTCCCCGTCATTGCCAAGGTACAAGGCCTGGCCACTGCCGCAGGCTGCCAGCTGGTCGCCACCTGCGACCTCGCCATTGCAGCCGAGAGCGCCCGCTTCGCCGTTTCCGGCATCAACGTCGGCCTGTTCTGCTCCACGCCCGCAGTAGCGCTCACACGCAACCTCCCTATCAAGCGCGCCTTCGAGATGCTGGTCACCGGCAAATTCATCGACGCCGCCACCGCAGCCGCCTGGGGCCTCATCAACCAGGCCGTGCCAGAGCAGGAACTCGACAGCGCCACCCAGGCACTGGCGCGCGAGATCTGCAGCAAGCCCGCCATCTCGATCGCACGCGGCAAGGCCATGGTGTACCGCCAGCAGATGATGGCCCTGCCGGACGCCTATGCCCATGCCGCCGAGGTCATGGCCTGCAACATCATGGACCCCGAGGCGCAGGAGGGTATCACCGCCTTCCTCGACAAGCGCAAACCCAACTGGGCGGCTCCCACCTGA
- a CDS encoding response regulator produces MQEHAGNIVFIEDDPHIRKLVRSALEQEGFVVHEAKSAREGVTEAGTRKPDLIILDLGLPDGDGKQVISEIRNWSSVPIVILSARTQESEKVEALDAGADDYLVKPFGMPELLARMRAQLRRHARASSAGQSSGRYRLGDVVVDLPARSVSRHGEALHLTQIEYRLLSTLLRDAGRVITHRQLLVAGWGPSHAEDGHYLRIYMQRLRQKLERDAAQPVHILTEIGVGYRVADVVAE; encoded by the coding sequence ATGCAAGAACACGCAGGCAACATCGTCTTCATCGAGGATGATCCGCATATCCGCAAGCTGGTCAGGAGCGCCCTGGAACAGGAAGGCTTCGTCGTCCACGAAGCCAAGAGCGCGCGTGAGGGCGTCACCGAAGCCGGCACCCGCAAGCCCGACCTGATCATCCTCGACCTCGGCCTGCCCGATGGCGATGGCAAGCAGGTCATCAGCGAGATCCGCAACTGGAGCAGCGTACCCATCGTGATCCTGTCGGCGCGCACCCAGGAATCGGAAAAGGTGGAAGCACTCGACGCCGGCGCTGACGACTACCTGGTCAAGCCCTTCGGCATGCCCGAGCTGCTGGCCCGCATGCGCGCGCAGTTGCGCCGTCATGCGCGCGCGTCCAGCGCGGGCCAGTCCAGTGGCCGCTACCGGCTCGGCGATGTGGTGGTGGATCTGCCAGCGCGCAGCGTGAGCCGTCATGGCGAGGCGCTGCATCTGACGCAGATCGAATATCGCCTGCTGTCCACGCTGCTACGCGATGCCGGACGCGTCATCACGCACCGCCAGTTGCTGGTGGCCGGATGGGGCCCTTCGCATGCGGAAGACGGCCATTACCTGCGCATCTACATGCAGCGCCTGCGCCAGAAGCTGGAGCGCGATGCGGCCCAGCCGGTGCACATCCTCACCGAGATCGGTGTCGGTTACCGGGTGGCCGATGTGGTGGCCGAATGA
- a CDS encoding sensor histidine kinase: protein MTTRPDPDDLLERVMRDEERQARGRLKIFFGFSAGVGKTFAMLEAAQALAAQGGDVVAGVVETHGRAETEAQLAGLARLPMRMVAYRDRQLPEFDLDAALERKPGVILVDELAHSNVPGSRHAKRWQDIDELLRAGIDVYTTLNVQHIESLNDVVGQITGIRVFETVPDHVFDEADDVMLVDIPPDELLARLQQGKVYLPQQAEKAGRNFFRKGNLIALREIALRRTADRVDADMRQYRADRSIAQLWQARECIVVAIGSGSGEERLIREAARLAAKLQAQWLAVHVDLPGQRQAMEARERVVSYLKLAHSLGAETASISGEELAAALLQFARSRNAGKLVIGQEEGGLRRLLRWPRGTLAQRIARSGGEIDLYTIARSRTRHQHEPASPDSAASAAEALLTRRRRTRGTLWAVASCAITTTLAFLLDGKLHPANVIMLYLVGVMLVAMRYGRAASALVSVLSVLSFDFFFVDPRFSITVSDAQYLLTLAVMLAVSLFISSLAARLRRQASVAMQREARAANLYMLGKELSALLTLDQILEIGRRHLAAVFGARIAFFLPDSADQLRLAEPEQDSGAAHVFRNVDAGVAQWVYDNGQAAGKGTATLPSAAALYLPLTATMRTRGVLAFAIEAPSEEERQLAAAQLALPENRQMLEIFCSQIAMAIERLHYAEVAQDALVTMESERLRNSLLSAISHDLRTPLTSLVGSADVLAANARLDDDARAMARTISEQSQKMVGLMNNLLDMARLQAGVVTLNRQWNALEELAGSALRLLAKALEGRQVDTRIAPELPLLRVDAVLLERVLANLVENAIKYSPPGTPIGISAHVEHGDGAPQVKVCVMDQGRGFPPTMTQHAFEKFTRGDNESATPGVGLGLAICRAIIEAHQGRIWIAPQEAGQGATVCFTLPVETQPAPPEE from the coding sequence ATGACGACCCGCCCCGATCCCGACGACCTGCTCGAACGCGTGATGCGCGACGAAGAGCGCCAGGCGCGCGGCCGCCTGAAGATCTTCTTTGGCTTCTCGGCCGGCGTGGGCAAGACCTTCGCCATGCTGGAAGCGGCCCAGGCGCTGGCTGCGCAAGGGGGGGACGTAGTGGCCGGCGTGGTCGAGACCCATGGCCGCGCCGAGACCGAAGCGCAACTGGCTGGACTGGCGCGCCTGCCCATGCGCATGGTGGCCTACCGCGACCGGCAACTGCCGGAATTCGACCTGGACGCCGCCCTCGAGCGCAAGCCCGGCGTGATCCTGGTCGACGAGCTGGCCCACTCCAACGTGCCCGGTTCGCGCCATGCCAAGCGCTGGCAGGACATCGACGAACTGCTGCGCGCCGGCATCGATGTCTACACCACCCTCAATGTGCAGCACATCGAGAGCCTCAACGATGTGGTCGGCCAGATCACCGGTATCCGCGTCTTCGAAACCGTCCCCGACCACGTCTTCGACGAAGCCGACGATGTCATGCTGGTCGATATCCCGCCGGACGAATTGCTGGCGCGCCTGCAGCAGGGCAAGGTCTACCTGCCCCAGCAGGCCGAGAAGGCCGGACGCAATTTCTTCCGCAAGGGCAACCTGATCGCGCTGCGCGAGATCGCCCTGCGCCGCACCGCCGACCGGGTCGACGCCGACATGCGCCAGTATCGCGCCGACCGTTCCATCGCCCAGCTGTGGCAGGCGCGCGAGTGCATCGTGGTGGCCATCGGCAGCGGCTCCGGTGAAGAACGGCTGATCCGCGAAGCCGCGCGCCTGGCCGCCAAGCTACAGGCTCAATGGCTGGCCGTGCATGTGGACCTGCCCGGTCAGCGCCAGGCCATGGAGGCGCGCGAACGGGTGGTGAGCTACCTCAAGCTGGCGCACTCGCTGGGCGCGGAAACGGCCAGCATCAGCGGCGAGGAACTGGCCGCGGCCCTGCTGCAATTTGCCCGCAGCCGCAATGCCGGCAAGCTGGTGATCGGCCAGGAAGAGGGCGGTCTGCGTCGCCTGCTGCGCTGGCCGCGTGGCACGCTGGCCCAGCGCATCGCCCGCAGCGGCGGCGAAATCGATCTCTACACCATCGCCCGCAGCCGCACCCGCCATCAGCACGAACCCGCCAGTCCCGATAGCGCCGCCAGCGCCGCCGAAGCCCTGCTCACGCGCCGCCGCCGCACCCGCGGCACGCTGTGGGCGGTGGCCAGCTGCGCCATCACGACCACGCTGGCCTTCCTGCTCGATGGCAAGCTGCACCCGGCCAATGTCATCATGCTCTACCTGGTGGGCGTGATGCTGGTGGCGATGCGCTATGGCCGTGCCGCCTCGGCGCTGGTGTCGGTGCTGTCGGTGCTGTCCTTCGATTTCTTCTTCGTCGATCCGCGTTTCTCCATCACGGTCTCCGACGCGCAATACCTGCTGACGCTGGCAGTGATGCTGGCGGTGTCGCTGTTCATCAGTTCGCTCGCTGCGCGCCTGCGTCGCCAGGCCAGCGTGGCCATGCAGCGCGAGGCGCGAGCGGCCAATCTCTACATGCTGGGCAAGGAATTGTCGGCGCTGCTGACGCTGGACCAGATCCTGGAGATCGGTCGCCGTCACCTGGCCGCCGTGTTTGGTGCGCGCATCGCCTTCTTCCTGCCCGACAGCGCCGACCAGTTGCGCCTGGCCGAGCCCGAGCAGGACAGCGGCGCTGCGCATGTCTTCAGGAACGTCGACGCCGGCGTGGCGCAGTGGGTCTATGACAATGGCCAGGCCGCCGGCAAAGGCACCGCCACCTTGCCCTCGGCAGCGGCGCTGTACTTGCCGCTTACGGCCACCATGCGCACCCGCGGCGTGCTGGCCTTCGCCATCGAAGCGCCCAGCGAGGAAGAGCGCCAGCTTGCCGCGGCGCAACTGGCGCTGCCCGAGAACCGCCAGATGCTGGAGATCTTCTGCTCGCAGATCGCCATGGCCATCGAGCGTCTGCACTATGCCGAGGTGGCCCAGGATGCCTTGGTGACGATGGAGTCCGAACGCCTGCGCAATTCGCTGCTCTCGGCCATCTCGCATGACCTGCGCACGCCGCTGACCTCGCTGGTGGGCAGCGCCGACGTGCTGGCCGCCAATGCCCGGCTGGACGACGACGCCCGCGCCATGGCCCGCACCATCAGCGAACAGTCGCAGAAGATGGTCGGCCTGATGAACAACCTGCTCGACATGGCGCGCCTGCAAGCCGGCGTGGTCACGCTCAATCGACAATGGAATGCGCTGGAAGAACTGGCCGGCTCGGCCCTGCGCCTGCTGGCCAAGGCGCTCGAAGGGCGGCAGGTGGACACCCGCATCGCGCCTGAGCTGCCCTTGCTGCGGGTGGACGCCGTGCTGCTGGAGCGCGTGCTGGCCAACCTGGTGGAAAACGCCATCAAGTATTCGCCGCCCGGCACGCCCATCGGCATCAGCGCCCACGTCGAGCACGGCGATGGCGCGCCCCAGGTCAAGGTCTGCGTGATGGACCAGGGACGCGGTTTCCCGCCGACCATGACGCAGCACGCCTTTGAGAAATTCACGCGGGGCGACAATGAATCGGCCACCCCCGGCGTCGGCCTGGGGCTGGCCATCTGCCGCGCCATCATCGAGGCGCACCAGGGCCGCATCTGGATCGCGCCGCAGGAAGCCGGGCAGGGCGCGACGGTCTGCTTCACGCTGCCGGTGGAAACCCAGCCGGCCCCGCCCGAGGAATAA
- the kdpC gene encoding potassium-transporting ATPase subunit KdpC: MNTSTPHPLRPAITLFILLGVLLGGLYPLLVTGLAQAFFPQQANGSLIERQGQVVGSALIGQNFTSPAYFWGRPSAAGTFPDNGMASGGSNLGPTNPALKQAAEERAKALREADPQNRRDIPIDLLTASASGLDPHISPAAADFQAARVARERGMTVEQVRALIRVNSEAPQWGLFGEPRVNVLKLNLALDAAAPLPKTDARQ, translated from the coding sequence ATGAACACCTCCACACCCCATCCCCTGCGTCCCGCCATCACGCTCTTCATCCTGCTGGGCGTATTGCTGGGCGGCCTCTATCCCTTGCTGGTGACGGGCCTGGCGCAAGCCTTCTTCCCGCAGCAGGCCAATGGCAGCCTGATCGAACGCCAGGGCCAGGTGGTCGGCTCGGCACTGATCGGCCAGAACTTCACCAGCCCGGCCTACTTCTGGGGCCGGCCTTCGGCGGCCGGGACCTTCCCCGACAATGGCATGGCGTCGGGCGGCAGCAACCTGGGGCCGACCAATCCGGCCCTCAAGCAAGCCGCCGAAGAACGCGCCAAGGCCCTGCGCGAGGCCGATCCGCAGAACCGCCGCGACATTCCCATCGACCTGCTGACGGCCTCGGCCAGTGGCCTGGACCCGCACATCAGCCCGGCCGCCGCCGACTTCCAGGCCGCCCGCGTGGCCCGTGAGCGGGGCATGACCGTGGAGCAGGTGCGCGCACTGATCCGCGTCAACAGCGAGGCGCCGCAATGGGGGCTGTTCGGTGAACCGCGCGTGAATGTGCTTAAGCTCAATCTGGCGCTGGATGCGGCGGCCCCCTTGCCCAAGACGGATGCCAGACAATAG